A DNA window from Methylocystis heyeri contains the following coding sequences:
- a CDS encoding putative quinol monooxygenase, with amino-acid sequence MGPETPPAKLRNPMPLVSITRLRLRSWGYLPAFIAAAVWSVLQARRARGNLAVGVSREAGNVFWTRSIWTDESAMRSFRDSGAHRAAMPKLLDWCDEASVVHWTQESAQPPTWKEAHLRMQRDGRPSRVKHPSEAHRRFECQKQGCKSPHPAAAQRPSPSRGG; translated from the coding sequence ATGGGTCCCGAAACTCCTCCGGCCAAACTAAGGAACCCCATGCCGCTCGTATCGATCACGCGCCTGCGCCTGAGGTCGTGGGGATACCTCCCGGCATTCATCGCGGCGGCGGTTTGGTCGGTTTTGCAGGCGCGGCGGGCGCGGGGCAATCTGGCCGTCGGCGTCTCGCGTGAGGCAGGCAATGTCTTTTGGACCCGCTCGATTTGGACGGACGAATCCGCGATGAGGTCTTTCAGGGATTCCGGCGCGCACCGTGCCGCCATGCCGAAACTGCTCGATTGGTGCGACGAGGCGTCGGTCGTTCACTGGACGCAAGAATCCGCTCAGCCGCCGACATGGAAAGAAGCGCATCTGCGGATGCAACGTGACGGTCGCCCGTCGAGGGTGAAGCATCCGTCCGAGGCTCACCGCCGCTTCGAATGCCAAAAACAGGGTTGCAAATCACCCCACCCCGCTGCTGCGCAGCGACCCTCCCCCTCAAGGGGAGGGTAA
- a CDS encoding L,D-transpeptidase translates to MRNRIVFSTLGVVAFFAALQAPEQAVAGSWLASASDQSSLESLLPVQAPTAPQPQPQSALGGGFLEMLVTGGDPGPRYGGRRYGRQVATTAAPGQIEMRREVSPLYRRQVVEYSGGQPGSIVVDTQNKFLYYVENGGRAIRYGIGVGRPGFEWSGVKTVSRKAEWPDWTPPAEMVARRPDLPRFMPGGPENPLGARALYLGSSLYRIHGTNEPYTIGQNVSSGCIRMMNEDVIDLYDRANVGTRVVVR, encoded by the coding sequence ATGCGCAATAGAATTGTTTTCTCCACTCTGGGCGTCGTGGCGTTTTTCGCGGCGCTTCAGGCCCCGGAACAGGCTGTTGCGGGTTCCTGGCTCGCAAGCGCCTCCGACCAGTCCTCGCTCGAATCCCTTTTGCCTGTGCAGGCGCCGACCGCGCCGCAACCGCAGCCGCAAAGCGCCCTCGGCGGCGGCTTTCTCGAAATGCTCGTGACCGGCGGCGATCCCGGCCCGCGCTACGGCGGCCGGCGCTATGGCCGGCAGGTCGCCACAACCGCGGCGCCGGGTCAGATCGAAATGCGCCGGGAGGTCAGTCCTCTCTACCGGCGGCAGGTGGTCGAATATTCCGGCGGGCAGCCCGGTTCGATCGTGGTGGATACGCAAAACAAGTTCCTTTATTACGTGGAGAACGGCGGCCGCGCGATCCGCTACGGCATCGGCGTGGGGCGCCCCGGCTTCGAATGGTCCGGCGTCAAGACCGTCAGCCGCAAGGCGGAGTGGCCCGACTGGACGCCGCCCGCCGAGATGGTCGCCCGACGGCCCGATCTGCCGAGATTCATGCCCGGCGGGCCGGAAAATCCGCTTGGCGCGCGAGCCCTCTATCTCGGGTCGTCGCTCTACCGCATCCACGGCACCAACGAGCCCTACACCATCGGCCAGAACGTCTCCTCCGGCTGCATCCGCATGATGAACGAGGATGTCATCGATCTTTACGATCGCGCGAACGTCGGGACGCGGGTCGTGGTGCGGTAA
- the glyA gene encoding serine hydroxymethyltransferase, with protein MSQSGFFTTPLAQSDPELFKAVELELGRQRHEIELIASENIVSKAVMEAQGSVLTNKYAEGYPGKRYYGGCQFVDIAENLAIDRAKQLFGCGFANVQPNSGSQANQSVFLALATPGDTFMGLDLAAGGHLTHGSPVNLSGKWFKPVPYTVRKDDQRIDMEMVEKLAKEHKPKIIIAGGSGYSRIWDFEAFRKIADSVGAYFMVDMAHFAGLVAAGLHPSPFPHAHVVTTTTHKTLRGPRGGMVLTNDEDIAKKINSAVFPGLQGGPLMHVIAGKAAAFGEALKPEFKAYQQQVKDNAQTLAQTLVDAGLAIVSGGTDNHLMLVDLRPKKITGKAAEAALGRAHITCNKNGIPFDPEKPFVTSGIRLGSPAATSRGFGTAEFKTVGGLIVEVLDGLSAKGEEGNAATEAAVKEKVHALTAKFPIY; from the coding sequence ATGAGCCAGTCGGGTTTCTTCACCACCCCCCTCGCGCAATCGGATCCGGAACTCTTCAAGGCTGTCGAACTCGAACTCGGCCGCCAGCGCCATGAGATCGAGCTGATCGCGTCCGAGAACATCGTTTCCAAGGCGGTGATGGAAGCCCAGGGCTCGGTTCTCACCAACAAATACGCCGAGGGCTATCCGGGCAAGCGCTATTACGGCGGCTGCCAGTTCGTCGATATCGCCGAAAATCTGGCGATCGACCGCGCCAAGCAGCTCTTTGGCTGCGGCTTCGCCAATGTGCAGCCGAATTCCGGCTCGCAGGCCAACCAGTCGGTGTTCCTCGCCCTCGCGACGCCGGGCGACACCTTCATGGGCCTCGACCTCGCCGCCGGCGGCCATCTGACCCACGGCTCGCCCGTGAACCTGTCCGGCAAATGGTTCAAGCCGGTTCCCTATACCGTCCGCAAGGACGACCAGCGCATCGACATGGAGATGGTCGAGAAGCTGGCCAAGGAGCACAAGCCGAAGATCATCATCGCCGGCGGCTCGGGCTATTCCCGCATCTGGGACTTCGAGGCGTTCCGCAAGATCGCCGACAGCGTCGGCGCCTATTTCATGGTCGATATGGCCCATTTCGCCGGCCTCGTGGCCGCCGGCCTGCATCCGTCGCCGTTCCCGCACGCTCATGTCGTCACCACCACGACGCATAAGACCCTGCGCGGCCCGCGCGGCGGCATGGTGCTGACCAATGACGAAGACATCGCCAAGAAGATCAACTCGGCGGTGTTCCCGGGCCTCCAGGGCGGTCCGCTGATGCATGTCATCGCCGGCAAGGCCGCGGCCTTCGGCGAGGCGCTGAAGCCCGAGTTCAAGGCCTATCAGCAGCAGGTGAAGGACAACGCCCAGACCCTGGCGCAGACTCTGGTCGACGCCGGCCTCGCCATCGTTTCGGGCGGCACCGACAACCATCTGATGCTGGTCGATCTGCGTCCCAAGAAGATCACCGGCAAGGCCGCCGAGGCCGCTCTCGGCCGCGCCCACATCACCTGCAACAAGAACGGCATTCCCTTCGACCCCGAAAAGCCCTTCGTCACCTCGGGCATCCGTCTCGGCTCCCCGGCTGCGACCTCGCGCGGCTTCGGCACGGCGGAGTTCAAGACCGTCGGCGGCCTGATCGTGGAAGTGCTGGACGGCCTCTCCGCCAAGGGCGAGGAAGGCAATGCGGCGACCGAAGCGGCGGTGAAGGAAAAGGTTCACGCGCTGACCGCCAAGTTCCCGATCTACTGA
- a CDS encoding riboflavin synthase yields the protein MFTGIVTDMGEVIAIEERGALRRLRIACAYPAEGIALGASIACSGTCLTVVAVEQKGAGAIFDIDAAAETLARTTVGRWEVGSRANLERALKIGDELGGHIVTGHVDGTAQVISREDFDGMARFVIEAPHDLARFIAQKGSVTLDGVSLTVNEVDGDRFSVLIIPHTLAVTTIGARKAGDWFNLEVDLMARYAARLAEAK from the coding sequence ATGTTCACCGGCATCGTCACCGACATGGGCGAGGTCATCGCCATAGAAGAACGCGGCGCCCTGCGGCGGCTGCGCATCGCCTGCGCCTATCCTGCGGAGGGCATTGCGCTCGGCGCCTCGATCGCTTGCTCGGGGACATGCCTGACAGTCGTGGCGGTGGAGCAAAAAGGCGCTGGCGCAATCTTCGACATCGACGCCGCCGCCGAGACTCTCGCCCGCACCACGGTCGGGCGTTGGGAGGTCGGTTCGAGAGCCAATCTGGAGCGGGCGCTGAAGATCGGCGACGAGCTCGGCGGCCATATCGTCACCGGCCATGTCGACGGGACCGCGCAAGTGATCTCGCGCGAAGACTTCGACGGCATGGCCCGCTTCGTCATCGAGGCGCCGCACGATCTCGCCCGCTTCATCGCGCAAAAAGGCTCGGTGACGCTGGATGGCGTCTCGCTCACCGTGAACGAGGTCGACGGCGACCGCTTTTCCGTGCTCATCATCCCGCATACGCTGGCGGTGACGACCATCGGCGCCAGAAAAGCCGGCGACTGGTTCAACCTCGAGGTCGATCTGATGGCGCGTTATGCGGCGCGGTTAGCCGAGGCGAAGTAG
- a CDS encoding tetratricopeptide repeat-containing sulfotransferase family protein, protein MNKLSSAAANCERLFQQAAQLFRQGKAAEAEALCRRIAAARSDYFPAFHLLGAICLQQGRPAEALGSLSHALDSRPPNPARILADLGLAQAALGQFENALASYDQSLALAPDQPDVHHRRGAALAALRRTGEAIASFDQALRLRPGFVDALNNRGVALSALGRAAEALASYDQALALKPDFAAAHYNRGGALMALNRPDEAVASYDHALALRPDNAAALLNRGNVLFSLGRQQEALASFDSALASKPGLAEALYGRANALERLGWTEQALASFAAAAEAKPDYADAFYNRANLLQKLGRLDEAVAIFGKAVEANPAYVEAWNNRGNALMDLGRPAEALASYEKALAIKGDYAEALVNRANALLALTRLEEAFASAREALAARADYPEALNSLGNALGALHRHAEALACFDRALVVRPAYAEALNNRGNALLNLRRPLEALASFDSALALRPGCPETLNNRGNALRNLRRFEEALESFERALAVRPNYAQALNNRGNALGDLDRAAEALENYDAALRVRPDFAEVHDNKGGILLQLGRAQEAVASIRQATKLAPQRAFFHYKLASARRWKAGDPEISEMEALARRKSELAREERIYLQFALAKVYEDIDDRERCFSALLEGNALKRERLGYDEAAMLEMFERTAEVFSEDMLRKRAGDGDPSPAPVFILGMPRSGTTLVEQILSSHPAVFGAGELDDLSESIAVCCEEPGENYPDAFFGVEGAKLRELGARYVAGIGRNAPPGVLRITDKTPDNFRFIGLIRLALPNARIIHVRRDPLDTCFSCFSRLFAGDLGYIYDLGELGRYYRAYEKLMAHWRAALPKGAMLEVQYEEAVADLESFARGIVDFCNLDWDPRCLDFHRQERLVRTSSLMQVRQPIYNSSIGRWRAYEAFLGPLIQALER, encoded by the coding sequence ATGAACAAGCTCTCCTCGGCCGCAGCGAATTGCGAGCGGCTGTTTCAGCAGGCCGCGCAACTGTTCCGGCAAGGCAAGGCGGCCGAGGCGGAGGCGCTGTGCAGGCGGATCGCCGCCGCCCGGAGCGATTACTTTCCAGCGTTTCATCTCCTCGGCGCGATCTGCCTACAACAGGGCCGGCCCGCCGAGGCCCTCGGCTCTCTCAGTCATGCGCTCGACTCACGCCCGCCCAATCCGGCGCGGATCTTAGCGGATCTCGGCCTCGCGCAGGCCGCTCTGGGACAGTTCGAGAACGCTCTTGCGAGCTACGACCAATCGCTCGCGCTGGCTCCCGATCAGCCCGACGTCCATCATCGCCGCGGCGCCGCCCTGGCGGCGCTGCGCCGGACCGGCGAAGCGATCGCGAGCTTCGACCAGGCGTTGAGGCTGAGGCCTGGTTTCGTCGACGCGCTCAATAATCGCGGCGTCGCCCTTTCGGCGCTCGGGCGGGCCGCGGAGGCTCTGGCGAGCTATGATCAGGCCCTCGCGCTCAAACCGGATTTTGCGGCGGCCCATTATAATCGCGGCGGCGCTCTCATGGCGCTCAACCGACCCGACGAGGCCGTGGCGAGCTACGATCATGCGCTCGCCCTGCGGCCCGACAACGCGGCCGCGCTTCTCAATCGCGGCAATGTGCTTTTCTCTCTCGGCCGTCAGCAGGAGGCGCTCGCCAGCTTCGACAGCGCTCTCGCCTCCAAGCCGGGCTTGGCCGAAGCGCTTTACGGCCGCGCCAATGCGTTGGAGCGGCTGGGCTGGACAGAGCAAGCGCTCGCGAGCTTCGCGGCGGCGGCCGAAGCGAAGCCGGATTACGCCGACGCTTTCTATAATCGCGCCAATCTTCTCCAGAAGCTCGGACGTCTCGATGAGGCCGTGGCGATCTTCGGTAAGGCGGTCGAGGCGAATCCGGCCTATGTCGAGGCATGGAACAACCGCGGCAACGCGCTCATGGATCTGGGCCGTCCGGCGGAGGCGCTCGCAAGCTACGAGAAAGCCCTCGCGATCAAGGGTGATTACGCCGAGGCGCTGGTCAATCGAGCCAATGCGCTGCTCGCGCTAACGCGGCTGGAGGAAGCGTTTGCGAGCGCGCGGGAGGCCCTTGCGGCGCGGGCCGATTATCCGGAGGCGCTGAACAGCCTCGGCAACGCGCTCGGCGCATTGCATCGTCACGCCGAGGCGCTGGCATGTTTCGACCGCGCCCTCGTGGTCCGGCCAGCTTACGCCGAAGCTCTAAACAACCGGGGCAACGCTCTTTTGAACCTCAGGCGTCCGCTCGAAGCCCTGGCCAGCTTCGACAGCGCGCTGGCCCTGAGGCCGGGCTGCCCCGAGACGCTGAACAATCGCGGCAATGCGCTTCGAAACCTCAGGCGCTTCGAAGAGGCTCTCGAAAGCTTCGAGCGCGCCCTCGCGGTAAGGCCGAACTACGCGCAAGCGCTCAACAACCGCGGCAATGCGCTCGGCGATCTCGACCGCGCCGCCGAGGCGCTGGAGAATTATGACGCGGCCTTGCGGGTTCGGCCGGATTTCGCAGAGGTGCATGACAACAAAGGCGGCATATTGCTGCAGCTCGGGCGCGCGCAAGAAGCCGTGGCCTCGATCCGGCAGGCGACGAAGCTCGCGCCGCAGCGCGCCTTTTTCCATTACAAACTCGCCTCCGCCAGGCGTTGGAAGGCGGGCGACCCGGAAATCTCCGAGATGGAGGCGCTTGCGCGGCGAAAGAGCGAACTCGCGCGCGAGGAACGGATCTATCTGCAATTTGCGCTGGCCAAGGTCTATGAGGACATCGACGACCGCGAGCGCTGCTTTTCCGCGCTTCTGGAGGGCAATGCGCTGAAGCGCGAGAGGCTCGGCTACGACGAAGCGGCGATGCTCGAGATGTTCGAGCGCACGGCGGAGGTTTTCTCCGAGGATATGCTCCGCAAACGGGCAGGAGACGGCGATCCGTCTCCTGCGCCTGTCTTCATTCTCGGCATGCCCCGCTCGGGGACGACGCTGGTCGAGCAGATTCTATCCAGCCATCCGGCCGTGTTCGGCGCGGGAGAACTGGACGATTTGAGCGAGTCGATCGCCGTCTGCTGCGAGGAGCCGGGCGAGAACTATCCCGATGCTTTCTTTGGCGTCGAAGGCGCGAAGCTGCGGGAGCTCGGCGCGAGATATGTGGCGGGGATCGGCAGAAATGCGCCGCCGGGGGTTCTCCGCATCACCGACAAGACGCCGGACAATTTTCGCTTTATCGGCCTTATCCGGCTCGCTCTGCCGAATGCGCGCATCATACACGTCCGGCGCGATCCGCTGGACACCTGCTTTTCCTGTTTTTCGCGGCTTTTCGCGGGAGACCTCGGCTATATCTACGACCTCGGCGAACTCGGGCGCTATTATCGCGCCTATGAGAAGCTGATGGCGCATTGGCGCGCCGCGCTCCCAAAAGGCGCCATGCTCGAAGTGCAATATGAGGAAGCGGTGGCCGATCTGGAGAGCTTCGCGAGGGGGATCGTCGATTTCTGCAACCTCGATTGGGACCCTCGTTGCCTGGATTTCCACCGGCAGGAAAGGCTGGTGCGGACGTCGAGCCTGATGCAGGTCCGCCAGCCGATCTACAACAGCTCCATCGGACGATGGCGCGCCTATGAAGCTTTCCTCGGCCCGTTGATCCAAGCGCTCGAGCGCTGA
- the ribD gene encoding bifunctional diaminohydroxyphosphoribosylaminopyrimidine deaminase/5-amino-6-(5-phosphoribosylamino)uracil reductase RibD, protein MISVDDERFMAAALALGRRNMGRAAPNPAVGALVVRDGIVVGRGYTGTGGRPHAETMALAEAGEAARGATIYVTLEPCSHHGETPPCAHAIIAAGIARAVTAVDDPDPRVAGRGLAMLREAGIAVAHRVLEREAKREHLGHILRVTRNRPMVTLKLARTPDGFAAGALHDPRLHITGPLADAYTHMQRALHDAIMVGAGTAREDDPLMTVRLPGMESETRLRVVLDAELTLSPRSRLGSTARRTPTLVIAGQGVDPAAAERFRQATGAEVIAVPSDMLGRVSLEAALKALAQRGVTRVFSEGGPRVAESLITAGFADEVILHTGGKPFGGAGRLALRPAAAAVLEDEKLYRLVETVQFGPDLMTRRERIA, encoded by the coding sequence ATGATCTCCGTCGACGACGAAAGATTCATGGCCGCGGCCCTGGCGCTCGGAAGGCGCAATATGGGCCGCGCCGCGCCCAATCCCGCGGTCGGAGCGCTCGTCGTCCGCGACGGGATCGTCGTCGGAAGGGGTTATACCGGAACCGGCGGGCGTCCCCATGCGGAGACCATGGCGCTGGCCGAGGCGGGCGAGGCCGCGCGCGGAGCCACCATCTATGTGACGCTGGAGCCATGTTCGCACCACGGCGAAACGCCTCCCTGCGCCCACGCCATCATCGCCGCCGGGATCGCGCGTGCGGTCACGGCCGTCGACGACCCTGATCCGCGCGTCGCCGGGCGTGGCCTCGCCATGCTGCGCGAGGCCGGCATAGCGGTTGCGCATCGCGTGCTGGAGCGCGAGGCGAAACGCGAGCATCTCGGCCATATTCTTCGCGTGACCCGAAACCGGCCCATGGTGACGCTCAAACTGGCGCGCACGCCCGACGGCTTCGCCGCCGGGGCGCTCCACGATCCGCGCCTCCACATCACCGGGCCGCTGGCCGACGCCTACACCCATATGCAGCGCGCGCTGCATGACGCCATCATGGTCGGCGCGGGAACCGCCCGCGAGGACGATCCACTGATGACCGTCCGGCTTCCCGGTATGGAGAGCGAGACGCGCCTGAGGGTCGTCCTCGACGCCGAGTTGACGCTTTCGCCGCGGTCGCGGCTCGGCTCGACCGCAAGGCGGACGCCGACCCTGGTCATAGCCGGGCAGGGCGTCGATCCGGCCGCCGCCGAGAGGTTCCGGCAGGCGACCGGCGCCGAGGTCATAGCGGTTCCAAGCGACATGCTGGGGCGCGTCTCGCTGGAGGCGGCGCTGAAGGCGCTGGCCCAGAGGGGCGTCACGCGGGTTTTCTCCGAAGGGGGACCTCGCGTCGCCGAAAGCCTCATCACCGCGGGCTTCGCGGATGAGGTGATTCTGCACACCGGCGGCAAGCCTTTCGGCGGGGCGGGGCGGCTCGCCCTGAGGCCGGCGGCGGCCGCGGTGCTGGAAGATGAAAAGCTTTATCGTCTGGTCGAAACGGTCCAGTTCGGGCCGGACCTGATGACGCGGCGGGAAAGGATCGCTTGA
- the nrdR gene encoding transcriptional regulator NrdR: MRCPYCGSADTQVKDSRPAEDNSCIRRRRVCPVCGGRFTTFERVQLRELVVIKKSGRRVPFDRDKLMRSLEVALRKRPVDPERVEQMINGVVRQLESSGDPEIPSSRIGELVIEGLRSLDPVAFVRFASVYRDFREAKDFSALIDELESSRADAPEQPTGDAARGGKTP, from the coding sequence ATGCGCTGTCCCTATTGCGGCTCGGCCGATACGCAGGTGAAAGACTCGCGGCCCGCCGAGGACAATTCCTGCATAAGGCGTCGCCGCGTCTGTCCCGTCTGCGGCGGCAGATTCACCACCTTCGAGCGCGTGCAGCTGCGCGAACTCGTCGTCATCAAGAAATCCGGGCGGCGCGTTCCTTTCGACCGCGACAAGCTCATGCGCTCGCTCGAAGTCGCGCTGCGCAAGCGGCCCGTCGATCCCGAGCGCGTCGAGCAGATGATCAATGGCGTCGTCCGCCAGCTCGAAAGCTCCGGCGATCCCGAAATCCCCAGCAGCAGAATCGGCGAACTCGTGATCGAAGGCCTGCGCTCGCTCGACCCCGTGGCCTTCGTCCGCTTCGCTTCGGTCTATCGCGATTTTCGCGAAGCCAAGGATTTCAGCGCTTTGATCGACGAACTCGAAAGCTCCCGCGCGGATGCGCCGGAGCAGCCGACCGGGGATGCGGCGCGGGGCGGCAAGACGCCATGA
- a CDS encoding tyrosine recombinase, whose translation MKTRQSALRLLDCFLEMLAAERGAALNTLAAYRRDLTDYIDHLARTGLDPTGATTDDLRGYIAALTQCGMAGATVARRLSALRQFHKFLYVERRRGDDPAAALEGPRHIKNAPGVLSVAEVNRLLSVTREGVDDDKRPLGERMRAARMYALLETLYATGLRVSELVSLPKSAARARDPFITIKGKGGRERLVPLTGRAKEALVAYRALLEQKSPALAATPFLFPSDSDSGHLTRQAFARDLKTAAVAAGISASDIHPHALRHAFASHLLQNGADLRVVQELLGHADISTTQIYTHVLDERMRAMVRDLHPLGDEA comes from the coding sequence ATGAAAACGCGCCAGAGCGCTCTTCGCCTCCTCGATTGTTTTCTGGAAATGCTGGCCGCGGAGCGCGGGGCGGCGCTCAACACCCTGGCGGCCTATCGGCGCGACCTGACCGATTATATCGACCATCTCGCCAGGACCGGGCTCGATCCGACCGGCGCGACGACCGACGATCTCCGCGGCTATATCGCCGCGCTCACGCAATGCGGCATGGCCGGCGCAACGGTAGCGAGGCGCCTATCGGCCCTGCGCCAGTTCCATAAATTTCTCTATGTCGAGCGGCGCCGCGGCGACGATCCCGCCGCAGCGCTGGAGGGGCCGCGCCATATCAAGAACGCCCCCGGCGTTCTCTCGGTCGCCGAGGTCAACCGGCTGCTGAGCGTCACGCGCGAAGGCGTCGACGACGACAAACGCCCGCTCGGAGAACGCATGCGCGCGGCGCGGATGTATGCTCTGCTGGAGACGCTCTACGCCACCGGACTGCGGGTCAGCGAACTTGTGTCGCTGCCGAAAAGCGCCGCGCGGGCGCGCGATCCTTTCATCACGATCAAGGGAAAAGGCGGCCGCGAGCGCCTGGTTCCGCTGACCGGCCGCGCAAAGGAAGCCCTGGTCGCCTATCGTGCGCTTCTGGAGCAGAAAAGCCCCGCCCTCGCCGCGACGCCCTTTCTGTTTCCCTCCGACAGCGACAGCGGCCATCTCACGCGGCAGGCTTTCGCCCGCGATCTCAAAACCGCCGCCGTCGCCGCCGGCATCTCCGCGAGCGACATCCATCCACATGCCCTACGACATGCCTTCGCCAGCCATTTGTTGCAGAACGGCGCCGATCTGCGCGTGGTGCAGGAACTGCTGGGCCACGCCGATATTTCGACCACCCAGATTTATACCCATGTACTCGACGAGCGCATGCGCGCCATGGTGCGCGATCTGCACCCGCTCGGGGACGAGGCGTGA
- a CDS encoding amidohydrolase → MAYSVAAAGAAAVVSDARAALLGEAGADVIFKGGKIIPVPGAAAQKALAIKDGRILALGSESAIDGLKSKSTRVVDLGGRVLMPGFVDPHNHTVLAALIFELLNDVGYAKFPTRGKLLNELRAIVARTPPGQWVACSNFDNLLQGGDLSREELDGISTSHPIFVWYTNGHDACVNSAALKAANIPENIGMLPGGGHFGRDEKGRLNGLVYEESALLKFALLAFPKITPQLATKAVGDYLRSVAALGNTAVHEPGTLRSEWIAPFAKYSGRAACRTSASLAYEDLKGIDPYRSLGVGAKATQLPNSLFSLYGIKIIGDGSNQTETGAQTSPYLDTDSKGSANYDAAQMRKMVAEIKAAGLPVLIHCNGDHTIDISLDAIEAAYGGSTANGVNRIEHSTMARPDQIERMKKLNVQPSFLMNHVRLYGAAYRDLIFGPERAAFTDPAGACVKAGLPFSLHTDSPCSPPGPLALVSTAVTRRCDIDGSTIGPDQAVTLDQALRAVTIDAASQIGLGDRIGSLEKGKEADLVILEADPYKTKPEKLSDIKVSETWVAGERKYGG, encoded by the coding sequence ATGGCCTATTCGGTCGCCGCGGCCGGCGCCGCCGCCGTGGTTTCGGACGCGCGCGCCGCGCTGCTGGGAGAAGCGGGCGCGGACGTCATCTTCAAAGGCGGAAAGATCATTCCGGTTCCGGGAGCGGCTGCGCAAAAAGCGCTCGCGATCAAGGACGGGCGGATTCTTGCGCTTGGGTCCGAAAGCGCCATCGACGGCTTGAAGTCGAAAAGCACCAGGGTCGTCGATCTCGGGGGACGGGTCCTGATGCCTGGTTTCGTCGATCCGCATAATCACACCGTTCTCGCGGCGCTTATTTTCGAGCTCCTCAATGATGTCGGCTATGCGAAATTTCCGACGCGCGGCAAGCTTCTCAACGAACTTCGCGCCATTGTCGCGCGCACCCCTCCGGGCCAATGGGTGGCGTGCTCCAATTTCGACAACCTGCTTCAGGGGGGCGACCTCTCGCGAGAGGAGCTGGATGGGATATCGACCAGCCATCCGATCTTCGTCTGGTACACCAACGGCCACGACGCCTGCGTCAACAGCGCGGCGCTGAAGGCCGCCAATATCCCCGAAAACATCGGAATGCTCCCCGGCGGCGGACATTTCGGGCGCGACGAGAAGGGTCGACTGAACGGTCTCGTCTATGAAGAGAGCGCGCTCCTGAAATTCGCTCTCCTCGCCTTTCCAAAGATTACGCCCCAACTCGCCACCAAAGCCGTCGGAGATTACCTGCGTTCGGTCGCCGCCCTAGGCAATACGGCGGTACACGAACCCGGAACCCTGCGCTCGGAGTGGATCGCGCCTTTCGCGAAATATTCCGGCCGGGCGGCCTGCCGCACGAGCGCGAGCCTGGCCTATGAAGACCTGAAGGGGATAGACCCGTACCGCAGTCTGGGGGTCGGAGCGAAGGCGACGCAATTGCCCAATTCGCTGTTCTCCCTTTACGGCATCAAGATCATCGGAGACGGCTCCAACCAGACCGAGACCGGCGCGCAGACCTCGCCCTATCTCGACACGGACAGCAAAGGCTCGGCCAATTACGACGCCGCGCAGATGCGAAAGATGGTGGCTGAGATCAAGGCCGCCGGGCTGCCGGTGTTGATCCACTGCAACGGCGACCACACGATAGACATTTCGCTCGACGCCATCGAGGCCGCCTACGGCGGTTCCACCGCGAACGGCGTCAATCGCATCGAACATTCGACGATGGCCCGGCCCGACCAAATCGAACGCATGAAGAAGCTCAACGTCCAGCCGAGCTTCCTCATGAATCATGTTCGCCTGTATGGCGCGGCTTACAGGGACCTGATTTTCGGGCCGGAACGGGCAGCGTTCACGGATCCGGCGGGCGCCTGCGTCAAGGCCGGCCTGCCGTTTTCCCTGCATACGGACTCGCCATGTTCGCCTCCGGGGCCGCTCGCCCTCGTGAGCACGGCGGTCACGCGGCGTTGCGATATCGACGGTTCCACGATCGGGCCGGATCAGGCCGTAACGCTCGATCAGGCTCTGCGCGCCGTGACCATCGACGCCGCCAGCCAGATCGGCCTCGGAGACCGCATCGGGTCGCTGGAGAAGGGCAAGGAGGCGGACCTCGTCATTCTGGAGGCCGATCCCTACAAGACGAAACCCGAGAAGCTCAGCGACATCAAAGTGAGCGAAACCTGGGTTGCGGGAGAAAGGAAATACGGGGGCTGA